ATTTCATATTCAGGAATGGCTTCCATTGCTTTGTTTAACGTGCTGTATGCTGTTGAATAATTCTCTTTTAAGGTATTTAACCCATCAGATGTGTCTCTTAAACCTTTTGCTATTTCTGACAGTCCTGAATTCAGCTGTTCAAAATCGTCCAAATTCATATCTTCTGAGCCGTTAGCTAGAGATGCATTTAATGTTTGCAGTGCTTGAGAAATAGATTTTGAAGCACTAACTATTTCTGGGGAAGAAGAGCTTATTGAAGTCATTCCCTCTTTATATTTTAGTGAACCCTCTCCAAGCTTTTTTGCTCCATCGTTTATTTGTGCTAACCCATTCTGCAGGTCACCCACGCCATTATTTATTTTATTAATCGCTTTCGTTAGTTGAGATAAGTCACCTGTCATATCATCTATATCCGGTGCATCAATTGGCATAGACGATGGAATACCTGTGATGTTTATTCCTTCTAGTTCAAAATCAACAACATCAGCTTCCACAACAAGCTCTTCTTCTTTTTCAGGCATAACAGTAAATGTTACTTGCTTATTTTTTCCCGCATTAGCAAGCATTCCATCAGGAGCCTCGATGTTGCTAAAGAGATCTGTATTTAGAGCAAGAGAAACCTGTAATAAATAGTTGTTAAAAAAGACAGAATCTACCTGATCGTTATAAGATGTAGCAATCTTCACTTGTACACGCCCATCTTTCCCGGCAAGCTCTTCAGGGGAGATTTCTTTTCCGTCTAATAAATATGAAATGGAAATATTCCAAGGTAATGGTTCTTCATTCATATTTCCTTGATAATAAAATTTTCCTTCTGAAGCTGAAAGCTCCACAGCATTGTCGACTTGATTCATTTCATCTACATTTGTTAAATTCTTCAAACTAGAATACGAACCATAATCAACAATCTTTCCCGCCTTTTTTACATCTAAAATGTTCACTACATATAATTCTTGTTCCTCACCAATTGCGCTAAGTTTTGCATAAACTACTTCGTCCTTTGAGGAGATTTCTCCACTTTCTTGTGCGATAGCTGGAAGTGAAGGTAAAACTAAACCAATTGCGGCGAAAATAACCAAAAATTTCTTAACTCCCCTCATCATCAGTCCTCCTCCTTA
This Metabacillus endolithicus DNA region includes the following protein-coding sequences:
- a CDS encoding YhgE/Pip domain-containing protein, with amino-acid sequence MMRGVKKFLVIFAAIGLVLPSLPAIAQESGEISSKDEVVYAKLSAIGEEQELYVVNILDVKKAGKIVDYGSYSSLKNLTNVDEMNQVDNAVELSASEGKFYYQGNMNEEPLPWNISISYLLDGKEISPEELAGKDGRVQVKIATSYNDQVDSVFFNNYLLQVSLALNTDLFSNIEAPDGMLANAGKNKQVTFTVMPEKEEELVVEADVVDFELEGINITGIPSSMPIDAPDIDDMTGDLSQLTKAINKINNGVGDLQNGLAQINDGAKKLGEGSLKYKEGMTSISSSSPEIVSASKSISQALQTLNASLANGSEDMNLDDFEQLNSGLSEIAKGLRDTSDGLNTLKENYSTAYSTLNKAMEAIPEYEITKEQTTQLYNSGGDQAVLNQLLETYSAARTAKGTYEAVKQAFDAVNGTLEEVSGSLTLMADNLDKMSGGLSTSLEDMDFAKSFAQLQEAISQLSTNYQPFHSGLVKYTGGVNELSHSYTQIHNGIVGVSQGTNEIENGLSRLHDGTNELYESTADLPEQMKQEVDQMIDDFDKSDFEAVSFVSPENKKINSVQFVLKTESIKKEEKEEVKTEKAEEEKGFWAKLMDLF